DNA from Sinorhizobium arboris LMG 14919:
GTCAGGGTGCAGACGAATTCAGCACGCTTCCAGAAAAATGCGTAACGTCTTTCCGCCGGAAGTGCGTAGCTTCAGGTTAGACTCCGGTGTCACTCCCGGGCCGGGCCCGAGGCGCTCCTTTATCGTTTCTTCGCGGTGCTCCGCCGCGAGCCTGCGCCACGCGCCGGGGTGTTGGCCCTGCCCGCTCCCTCGCTTCCGATGCTCCCGGCGCCCCTGCCCGGCCCGCTCCCGGGCTGCACTCCGCCCGGCTGCAGGTCCGATGCCAGGCCGGAATGGCCCTCAGCATCGATTTCCCGAGCGGCTTCGTGCCAGTGCCGCTCATGGTCCCCGTCACGTCTTCCGTCGTTCTCCCACAGTTCGTAAGCGCGTGCGCGGATGCGCTTGTCCCGTTCATCGTCGGTGGTCATGGAATGGGCCTCCTGAGCAAAACGCGGGTCATGTGGATCTGCCTGCTTCAGACTCCGGTCACAAGCATAGGCGGATAGTTGCGGCGGCGGAAGTCAAGATCGACCATCGGTCGCGCGACACGGCAGATGCCTGTTCGGCCGGCGTTCTCATCGCCTTCCGCTCAAGGGGAACAATCGGCGCTCGCGGAGATTGGGTGCGGAGACCCCAAGAAAGCCTTCTGTCCATCGATGGCTAACAGCATGAGGAGGTTCGTGATGAGCACGACCGGACTCGACGTCTTCGACAAGACGCTGCAACTCACCAATACCTGGCTGGACGAGATCATGGCCGAACTCGGTCCCGATCGGCAGGTCGCATGGCATGCGCTGAACGCCGTGTTGCGCACTCTGCGAGATCGCCTGCCGATTGACACCTCTGTCCATCTTGCATCGCAGCTCCCCCTTCTGCTGCGTGGCAGCTATTACGAGCAATGGCAGCCCGCGCGTCAGACGAATGAGGCTCGCTCGCTGGATGAATTCCTTCAGCAGGTAGGTGCCAAGCTCCAAAACATCCGCCCGGTCAACGCGCGCGACGCGACTCAGGTCGTCTTCCACGTCCTTTCGCGACACGTCGATCGGGGGCAATTGGAAAAGGTGCGGGCCTCGCTGACGGACGACGTCCGCCAACTCTGGCCCGAGAGCGCTTTGAACGAAGCTCCGAGCCGAGGCCCTGGCGGAGGAATCTCGGCGCGCGGCGCGGCGTAAATCTGCAGCAGTCCTTCGGGCCGAGACAGCTGGATTCACCTTCTTCATCGTTCGAAAGAACAATGGAGTCAGTGCGAATCGAAGTTCGATCGAAGCCCGCCTTGGCGGGCTTCGATCGGAATCCTGGCGATTACCAGTCCCACGTCTGGCGACCGTACCAGTCGTCTATATCGCGTCTTACCCGATCCTTTTCGATTCCGTAACGCTCCTGAATCTTTCCCTCGAGCTGCTCGCGGTTTCCGGAGATCTGATCGAGGTCATCGTCGGTGAGCTTGCCCCATTGCTCCTTGACCTTTCCTTTGACCTGCTTCCAGTTGCCTTCCACACGATTCCAGTCCATGAGTAGTCCTCCTGGTTCAAATGCATTGAAGATGGAACTCGCGAAAACGCATTTGGTTCATCGAAACGATAGATGATTGTGCCCTCCAAGGGCCGTTTGCCGTGATGCGTCGCCATAGACGCAGAGTTGTGTTACCCAGGGAACTCGACCATTACGGGCTTCTCTGCTTCTATCATGCAAGGACTGTTTCCAATCAATTCAGGCGGGCGGAAGATGGTTTACGATCGGGATAAAAGGCGCATGCGTCGCAGTCACGTGCTCCGGTTTTTCGCGTCGCTCGCTCTGCCCGCCCTCCTGCTCGGCTCCGCCATCGCGGCGGTGGAGTGGGCAACGCCCGATCAGCCGCCGCATGCGGACGCTCAAGACGAGGCGCGCCGGTAAAGCCCTGGCGAGCGACCCGAGAGCGCATCTGCGGCACCACTGCGCCGCGCGGCTGTCGGCGCACAAAGCCCGACATGCAGGAGGGAACATCTCCCAGCTTCGTGTGTTGAACGCTCCTGAACAGGAGCGAACATGAAGAAGCACGTCAAGGAGATCGTTTCCGCGCTGAAGCGCCGGCACGCCGTGCTGTTTGTCGGGGCAGGCGTTTCGATGAGCGTCGGATTGCCTTCCTGGAAAACGCTGGTCGATCACATCCTGAATGAACTGCATCTCGACGAATCGGTGATGCGTGATCCCGACATCTCTTACCAGACGATCGCCGAATGCTATCGCCTTGAACATGGAGATATCGCCTCTCTGTGCGAATGGATGCGGCACAACTGGCGCGTCTCACCCGAGCGCATCGGACGGTCGGAGTTGCACCGCTTGATCGTCGAGCTCGACTTTCCGGTAATCTATACGACCAACTACGACAGCAATCTGGAAATCGCCTACCAGGTCTACGGCCAACGCTACGCGAAGATCAGCCATGTCCGTGACATCGCCTCCGCGCCCGCGGGGGTCACCCGGATCATCAAGTATCACGGCGACTTCGACGATGACGACACGCTCATCCTGACCGAAACCGATTATTTCAACCGCCTTTCCTTCGACTCTCCGCTGGACGTCCGCTTTCGCAGCGACGCACTCGAGGCGACCGTGCTGTTTATCGGCTACAGCATGTCGGACCTGAACATCCGTCTGCTTCTCCACCGCATCTGGAGCACCTGGCAGAGGTCCGGACACGAAAAGGACCGGCCGCCTTCCTACGTCTTCATGTACCGGCCGAATCCCGTGCAGAAGGCGGTGCTCAGAAACTGGGGCGTGACCGTTCTTGCCGGCGAAGGCGCCGATCCGCAGCAAGCGCTTCTTACCTTCATCCGAGATCTTCGCGCCGAACTCGGTAGCTAAATACAACAGGCTGATCGCACCAGATCGTGTTGGTCCAGACATTCAGCTCGCCTATTGTTGGGCCCATGCACGTCGCAAGCTAGTGGAGATCACCCGCACCGGCTCAGCACCCATTGCCGAGGACGGCGTCAAGCGCATCGGCGACCTGTACCGGATCGAGGCCGAACTGCGCGACCTCTATCCTGATACTCGCCTGGCTGGACGGCAGGAACGATCAACGCCGCTCGTTGCCGACATGCATACCTGGCTCGTCCATCACCGTGCCCGTGTTGCGGCAAAGTCCCCACTCGGCGAAGCCTTGGCCTACATTGCCAAATACTGGGATGGTCTGAAGCTCTTCCTGACCGACGGCCGCATCGAGATCGATAACAACAGTGTCGAGCGGACCATCCGGCCGATTGCCCTCAATCGTAAGAACGCACTGTTTGCTGGCCATGATGCTGATGCAGAGAACTGGGGGACCATCGCATCGCTCATCGAAACGTGCAAACTCAATGCTGTCGATCCGCAGGCTACCTGACTGCCACTCTCACCGCCATTGTCAACGGCCACAAGCAGAACCGGATCGATGAGTTACTGCCCTGGGAATGCCGAGGTACGCTAATCTCGCGGGAGTCTGTTGCGCGAAGAGATGCCGCGAACGTTCATCAGGTTCGCTGCAACGCCACATGCATGCCCAGCCCAACAAGGATGGTGCCACCCAGTCGCTGAACCAACCTTTGTGTTCGGCTCGACTGCTTAACCCTCTCCATGATCAGCCCTGCGAGCAACACGCAAACAATATCGGCGAAGGTGAATATGGTGTTCACGATTGCGCCCAAAATAGCGAGCTGTACCCACAGAGGCAGGCTCGCATTGGCATCAACGAACTGCGGAAGGAATGCTAGAAAGAAGATGGCGGTCTTCGGATTCAACACCTCAACAGCCACGCTCTCAACGAATGCCTTGCGTGCCGACTGCGGCAAGGCGGGAATCGACGCTTCCGTGCCAGCTTCGTTAGTCCGGAACAATGAGATACCAAGCCAGATGAGATAGAGTGCGCCGACGAGCTTCACTATCGTGTAAGCCACCGGGACTGCGTTAAAGAGCGCGGACAATCCTGCGGCGGCGGCAATGACATGCACATATGCCCCGATATTTATGCCAAAAACTGCCATCAAACCTGCGCGTCGACCGCCTGCCATCGTGCGTGCTGCAGCGTAAAGCATCGCTGGCCCTGGTATGAAGGCGAACAGCGCTGTGGTGACTGCAAATGCGAGCAGGACTTCAATCGTCGGCATCCAAAAATATCCCTATGCGGCCTAGCGGTCGAACACTAGAGACTTTTACGGCTTTCGCAATGAGTAGACTGCGGTGGGCTTGTGTCATTCCACGCCCTGCCAGCCACACTCCACCCGACGGTTCAAGATGGGGATGGGACACCGCTTGCTCTAGACGGAAAACCGCCGCGTGCCTTTAGCGGAATTGTTTTGCTGCCGAGTTCGGCGCGAAGACCTCGGATGAAGCTGAGAAGCGCTTGCTGCGGATCGGCGCCTTCGCCGGCGAGAACGGTCACGCCCCAGTTTCTGAGCACCGCCTTAGCAATTCCGCTAAAGGCACGCGGCGGTTTTCCGTCTAGAGCGTTTGATTGAAAGTGCTCCGGACAAGCCGCTTCACGGCGCACTCCACCGAATGCTCCCAGACGGGCATCGCCCGGCCGAAGGCCTGGGCCAGTTTGGCGCTGGACAGCGAGGAGTTGGCCGGACGGCGCGCGGGCGCGGGAAATGCCCCCGTCGTGATGTCGCGCACTTGCGCAAAGGGTCCGCCCTCTGCACGGCTCACCGAAAGAGCATGCCGCGCGAAATCGGCCCGGCACGTAAGGCCCGTACCGGCCAGGTGGTAGAGACCAAAAGCGGCGTCCATATCGGGTCGCTTCAGCTGCGCGGAAATATCGAGGATCCCATCGGCAAGGTCGATCGCCGACGACGGATTTCCCCACTGGTCCGCAACGACCGCGATTTCCTCACGCTCCTCGGCGAGCCTCAGGATGGTCTTGACGAAGTTCTTCCCGAAGGGACTGTAGAGCCAGCCGGTGCGCAGTATGAGGTGGCGGGGATTCGCCGCGGCAACGGCCCTTTCTCCGGCGAGCTTGGAGGCGCCGTAGACGCTAAGCGGAGCCGGTGTATCGGCCTCTGCATAGCTCCCCTGTTTGGTCCCGTCGAAGACATAATCGGTCGAAATATGGATGATCGGCACTCCGAGGCGCGCGGTCGCCTCAGCGACCGCGCCAGCCCCAGATGCATTGACTGCGAAAGCCGTCTCCGGCTCGCCTTCTGCCTGGTCCACGGCCGTATAGGCTGCCGCCGATACGACGAGGTCCGGCCGGCATCGCTCGATGGCCGGCAGGATCGTTGCCCGCTCTGCCAGATCGAGATGAGGCCGCCCGGTTGTGACGACTTCCACGTCCGGCAGCTCACGGGCCCGTTCGACGAGACTGAGGGCCAACTGGCCCCCGCAGCCCGTGACGACAATTCTCACGCGACGCTCCGCCGCTGCTCGCCCATGCGGTTGCCGGAATAGCGCTCGCGCCGGATCGGCTCCCACCACCACCTGTTTGCGAGGAACCAGTCGACCGTCTCGCTCAAGCCCGCCTCGAAGCTCCGCTTCGGCCTCCAGCCAAGCTCACGCTCGACTTTCGAAGGGTCGATCGCATAGCGCCGGTCGTGACCGGGCCGGTCAGGGACCAGAGTAATGAGATCCCGATAGCTGTCACCGCCCTGTCGCGGCAATCGGATGTCGAGCAGATCGCAGATGCTCTCCATGACCGACAGATTGTTGCGCTCGGCACGGGCGCCGATATTGTAGCTTTCCCCCGGCCGGCCCTGACTCATGACCAGCTCCAACGCGCTTGCGTGATCGTCGACATGGAGCCAGTCGCGGACATTCGCGCCCGAACCATAAAGCGGCAACGGCTTCTCCTCGATCGCGTTGATGATCGTCAGCGGGATAAGCTTCTCGGGGAAATGGAAGGGGCCGTAATTATTTGAGCAATTCGAAACCACCACCGGCAGACCGTAGGTGTGGTGCCACGCGCGTGCGAAATGATCCGCCGCCGCTTTGGAAGCCGCATAGGGGGACGAGGGTGCGTAGCGCGTCTCCTCGGAAAAGGTCCCGCGGTTGAACGGAAGATCGCCGAAAACCTCGTCGGTCGAAACATGGTGAAATCGGAAGCGTTCGTGCTGTTCGGGATTAAGCCCGGACCAGTAGGCCAGTGCTGCATTAAGCAGTCTGACCGTGCCGAGGACGTTGGTTTCCATAAAGAGGTCGGGAGCCTCGATCGAGCGGTCGACATGGCTCTCGGCAGCAAGATGCATGATCGCGTCGACACGCTCCCGCCGCATGATCTGCAGCAGAACCTGTTCGTCGCGGATATCGGCCCGGTAGAATGCATAACGCGGATTGCCTTCCACCGCCTGCAACGACGCAAGACTGCCGGCATAGGTCAGCTTGTCGACATTGACCACGCGCTCGGCCCCCCTTTGGATCAGGTGCCGGCAAACCGCCGAGCCGATGAAACCCGCGCCACCCGTTACCAAAACTCGCATGGCTACTCCCCTCATGCGGTGAACTCGAAAAGACTGGATTCGTTGAGCAATGGTGCGCCCCTGTCCTTCGCGGACAGTTGCAAGCGGTCGGCGGCCATCGGCCAGCCTATTCCGATCTCAGGGTCGTCGAAGCGGATCGCGCGCTCGTGTTCCGCGCTGTAATGCTCGCTCACCTTGTAGAGAACTTCCGTTTCCGACTCGAGGGTGACGAGCCCATGGGCGAAGCCGACGGGCACCAGGATCTGATTCCATTTTTCCGCCGACAGTTCGAGACCGACCCATTTAGCGAAGCTCGGCGAGCCTTTGCGGATATCGACCACGACATCGAACACCCGGCCTCGGACGACGCGGACGAGCTTCGCCTGGGCCTTGGGCGGAA
Protein-coding regions in this window:
- the rfbD gene encoding dTDP-4-dehydrorhamnose reductase gives rise to the protein MRIVVTGCGGQLALSLVERARELPDVEVVTTGRPHLDLAERATILPAIERCRPDLVVSAAAYTAVDQAEGEPETAFAVNASGAGAVAEATARLGVPIIHISTDYVFDGTKQGSYAEADTPAPLSVYGASKLAGERAVAAANPRHLILRTGWLYSPFGKNFVKTILRLAEEREEIAVVADQWGNPSSAIDLADGILDISAQLKRPDMDAAFGLYHLAGTGLTCRADFARHALSVSRAEGGPFAQVRDITTGAFPAPARRPANSSLSSAKLAQAFGRAMPVWEHSVECAVKRLVRSTFNQTL
- a CDS encoding LysE family translocator — encoded protein: MPTIEVLLAFAVTTALFAFIPGPAMLYAAARTMAGGRRAGLMAVFGINIGAYVHVIAAAAGLSALFNAVPVAYTIVKLVGALYLIWLGISLFRTNEAGTEASIPALPQSARKAFVESVAVEVLNPKTAIFFLAFLPQFVDANASLPLWVQLAILGAIVNTIFTFADIVCVLLAGLIMERVKQSSRTQRLVQRLGGTILVGLGMHVALQRT
- the rfbB gene encoding dTDP-glucose 4,6-dehydratase, with protein sequence MRVLVTGGAGFIGSAVCRHLIQRGAERVVNVDKLTYAGSLASLQAVEGNPRYAFYRADIRDEQVLLQIMRRERVDAIMHLAAESHVDRSIEAPDLFMETNVLGTVRLLNAALAYWSGLNPEQHERFRFHHVSTDEVFGDLPFNRGTFSEETRYAPSSPYAASKAAADHFARAWHHTYGLPVVVSNCSNNYGPFHFPEKLIPLTIINAIEEKPLPLYGSGANVRDWLHVDDHASALELVMSQGRPGESYNIGARAERNNLSVMESICDLLDIRLPRQGGDSYRDLITLVPDRPGHDRRYAIDPSKVERELGWRPKRSFEAGLSETVDWFLANRWWWEPIRRERYSGNRMGEQRRSVA
- the rfbC gene encoding dTDP-4-dehydrorhamnose 3,5-epimerase, producing the protein MLDVRPLGLDGVLEIVPRKFGDERGFFSETYNAEVLGAHGVALTFVQDNHSYSAAAGTLRGLHYQLPPKAQAKLVRVVRGRVFDVVVDIRKGSPSFAKWVGLELSAEKWNQILVPVGFAHGLVTLESETEVLYKVSEHYSAEHERAIRFDDPEIGIGWPMAADRLQLSAKDRGAPLLNESSLFEFTA
- a CDS encoding DUF2267 domain-containing protein; translation: MSTTGLDVFDKTLQLTNTWLDEIMAELGPDRQVAWHALNAVLRTLRDRLPIDTSVHLASQLPLLLRGSYYEQWQPARQTNEARSLDEFLQQVGAKLQNIRPVNARDATQVVFHVLSRHVDRGQLEKVRASLTDDVRQLWPESALNEAPSRGPGGGISARGAA
- a CDS encoding CsbD family protein; protein product: MDWNRVEGNWKQVKGKVKEQWGKLTDDDLDQISGNREQLEGKIQERYGIEKDRVRRDIDDWYGRQTWDW
- a CDS encoding SIR2 family NAD-dependent protein deacylase — its product is MKKHVKEIVSALKRRHAVLFVGAGVSMSVGLPSWKTLVDHILNELHLDESVMRDPDISYQTIAECYRLEHGDIASLCEWMRHNWRVSPERIGRSELHRLIVELDFPVIYTTNYDSNLEIAYQVYGQRYAKISHVRDIASAPAGVTRIIKYHGDFDDDDTLILTETDYFNRLSFDSPLDVRFRSDALEATVLFIGYSMSDLNIRLLLHRIWSTWQRSGHEKDRPPSYVFMYRPNPVQKAVLRNWGVTVLAGEGADPQQALLTFIRDLRAELGS
- a CDS encoding DUF2934 domain-containing protein — translated: MTTDDERDKRIRARAYELWENDGRRDGDHERHWHEAAREIDAEGHSGLASDLQPGGVQPGSGPGRGAGSIGSEGAGRANTPARGAGSRRSTAKKR